One window of the Acinonyx jubatus isolate Ajub_Pintada_27869175 chromosome A2, VMU_Ajub_asm_v1.0, whole genome shotgun sequence genome contains the following:
- the SLC25A23 gene encoding calcium-binding mitochondrial carrier protein SCaMC-3 isoform X7 encodes MRGGPGDAERRQRWGRLFEELDRNKDGRVDVHELRQGLARLGGGDPNRDTQQGSSPEGDTDPHGGLDLEEFSRYLQERERRLLLLFHSLDRNQDGHIDVSEIQQSFRALGISISLEQAEKILHSMDRDGTMTIDWQEWRDHFLLHSLENVEDVVYFWKHSTVLDIGECLTVPDEFSEQEKLSGMWWKQLVAGAVAGAVSRTGTAPLDRLKVFMQVHASKTNKLNILGGLKNMIREGGMHSLWRGNGINVLKIAPESAIKFMAYEQIKRAIRGQQESLHVQERFVAGSLAGATAQTIIYPMEVLKTRLTLRRTGQYKGLLDCAWQILEREGPRAFYRGYLPNVLGIIPYAGIDLAVYETLKNRWLQQYSHDSADPGILVLLACGTVSSTCGQIASYPLALVRTRMQAQASIEGAPQLSMLGLFRHILSQDGVWGLYRGIAPNFMKVIPAVSISYVVYENMKQALGVTSRTTSRHI; translated from the exons ATGCGGGGGGGCCCGGGCGATGCGGAGCGGCGACAGCGCTGGGGTCGCCTCTTCGAGGAGCTGGATAGGAACAAGGACGGCCGCGTGGACGTGCACGAGTTGCGCCAGGGACTGGCTCGGCTGGGCGGGGGCGACCCGAACCGCGACACCCAACAG GGCAGTTCCCCTGAGGGTGACACTGACCCACACGGTGGGCTGGACCTGGAGGAGTTTAGCCGCTACCTGCAGGAGCGAGAACGACGCCTGCTGCTTCTGTTCCACAGCCTGGACCGGAATCAGGATG GTCATATTGATGTGTCTGAGATCCAGCAAAGTTTCCGAGCTCTGGGTATTTCCATCTCTCTGGAGCAAGCAGAGAAAATTCTGCACAG CATGGACCGTGACGGCACAATGACCATCGACTGGCAGGAGTGGCGCGACCACTTCCTGTTGCATTCGCTGGAGAATGTGGAGGATGTAGTCTATTTCTGGAAACATTCGACG GTCTTGGACATCGGCGAGTGCCTGACTGTTCCTGATGAGTTTTCAGAGCAGGAGAAGCTGAGCGGCATGTGGTGGAAGCAGCTGGTGGCGGGTGCGGTGGCAGGCGCCGTGTCGCGGACGGGCACAGCCCCTCTGGACCGCCTCAAGGTCTTCATGCAG GTCCATGCCTCCAAGACCAACAAGCTGAACATCCTGGGGGGCCTAAAGAACATGATCCGAGAGGGGGGCATGCACTCCCTGTGGCGCGGGAATGGGATTAACGTGCTTAAGATCGCGCCAGAGTCGGCTATCAAGTTCATGGCCTATGAGCAG ATCAAGCGGGCCATTCGAGGGCAGCAGGAGTCACTGCACGTGCAAGAGCGCTTTGTGGCCGGCTCCCTCGCTGGCGCCACAGCCCAAACCATCATTTACCCCATGGAG GTGCTGAAGACGCGGCTGACCTTGCGCCGGACGGGCCAGTACAAGGGGCTGCTGGACTGTGCGTGGCAGATCCTGGAGCGAGAGGGGCCCCGAGCCTTCTACCGAGGCTACCTGCCCAACGTGCTGGGCATCATCCCCTACGCAGGCATCGACCTGGCCGTCTATGAG aCATTGAAGAACCGATGGCTCCAGCAGTACAGCCACGACTCGGCCGACCCAGGCATCCTCGTGCTCCTGGCCTGTGGCACCGTCTCCAGCACCTGCGGCCAGATAGCCAGTTACCCACTGGCCCTGGTCCGGACCCGCATGCAGGCCCAAG cctccatCGAGGGCGCCCCCCAGCTCTCCATGCTGGGTCTGTTCCGTCACATCCTGTCCCAAGATGGCGTGTGGGGCCTCTACCGGGGCATTGCCCCCAACTTCATGAAGGTTATCCCGGCTGTGAGCATCTCCTATGTGGTCTACGAGAACATGAAACAGGCCCTGGGGGTCACGTCCAG GACCACATCCCGCCATATCTAA